A window of Yoonia sp. SS1-5 genomic DNA:
CGGCACCGGGCCCGACACGCCCAAGTTGCAGGCCACACATGATGGCGTGACGCTTGATGGGTTGCAGCTGACCCATGACGCGCCGACAGATACCTGGCACATCAGGCTAAGCCTGCCAGCAACGGTGATCAGTGACGGGGTGCAGACAATCGTGATCAGTGATGCGCAGAACGCAACCGTGGCCAGCTTTTCCGTGTTAAGCGGCGCAGCCGCCGCCGAGGATCTGCGCGCCGAAATCAGCCTGCTGCGCAGCGAACTTGATATGCTCAAACGGTCGTTCAGACGGCATTGCACCGATAGCTAACCCCGGCGCGCTACGTGCATTGTAGCAAAATGGATCAGTCCGGCAGGGGCGGTTCAACACATTGTTAGATCGCAAACCAGTCCCGTCACCGGCGCGTAACAATGACGTTAACAGGGACAGGAAAGGACACCCTTTATGAATCGTCGTCTTGCATTGAAAACCGCCATCTTGGCCACCGGTGTTGCCATCGTCGCGGCCTGCACACCCATGATGGAAAAAGAACCGGATATCGTGGACATCGCGGCCTCTAACGGCAACTTCAACACGCTGGTTGCGGCTGTCACCGCCGCAGGCCTTGTTGAGACGTTGAAGGGCGATGGCCCGTTCACCGTTTTCGCACCAACCGACGCAGCATTTGCGGCCTTGCCTGCCGGTACAGTTGATAACCTCCTGCTGCCCGAGAACAAGGATCAGCTGACCGCCATTCTGACCTACCACGTCGTTCCAGGCGCGGTCACGTCAGACCAGTTGGCCGGTCAGCGGCTAAGCGTTGCGACCGTCAACGGTGAAAACGTGCATATTGACGGCAGAAACGGCGTCAAGGTCGAGCAGTCCAATGTGACCACGGCTGACATCATTGCCTCAAACGGCGTGATTCACGTGATCGACAAGGTGCTGCTGCCCTAAATGGATCGCGTAGTGTCGCCTCTTCCACGCTGATGCGTGGCGGGGGCGGCCCGAGGCCGTGGCCCTAGTCGGCTGCCCAACGTTGCAGCGCATCTTCGTCTTCGTCTTTTGCCGCCACCCATTGCGCCCCTTGCTGAGTGATTTCTTTTTTCCAGAACGGGGCGCGGGATTTCAGATAGTCCATCAGAAAGTCAGCCGCCGCAAACGCAGCTGCCCTGTGGGCCGCGGCGGTGGCAACCATCATGATGGGCGCGCCCGGTTTCAATGCGCCATAGCGATGAATGACCAGACAATCGGCCAGTTCCCACCGCTGCATCGCCTGTTGCGCAATTTTGCTGATCGCCGATTGGGTCATGCCCGGATAATGCTCGATCTGCATTTCCTGCAAAGTCTGATCAGTATCGCGGACCACGCCGGTAAAGCTGACCACCGCGCCGATATCGGTGCGCCCATCTGCAAAGCTGTTCAGCTCGGCACCGGCATCAAACCGTTCTGACTGTACCCTGACCTGCATTCAGCCGCCCGTCATTGGCGGGAAAAACGCAACCTCGCGCACGTCCTTAAGGGGTGCGTCAAAATCCGACAGCTCTTGATCCAGCGCCACGCGCAAGGCGGAAATGTCTGCAAACGCCGCAGCATAGCGGTCTTCACGTGATCTTAGTTCAGCCACAAGGTCATTGACGGTCGCCGCCTCGGTGGTGACTTCTTCCTGCGGGATACCGATCCGCTCGCGGACCCATGCAAAATACATCACATTCATTATCCAACATCCTTCAGATAGGGCAGCGATTTGCGGAAATAGTCCCAGCCGGTCATCAGCGTCAATACGCCCGCCACCCACAGAACCGTGATCCCACCCCACCAGCTGACGACCATACCCTGGTATTTCCACCAAAGCCCCAGTTCATCCGGGCCGGTGCCGTCAATGGCCGCCTGCACCATTTCCGATGTCATCGCCAGCGATTGCATACCGAAATAATGCTCAAACGCGCCTGTCGCGAAAAGCAGCGCAATCCCGACCATTTGGGCGGTCGTTTTCCATTTGGCCAGAACCGTAACCTTCAGCGTACCTGCGGTTTCGCCCAGAAACTCGCGCAGGCCGGATACAAAGACCTCGCGAAAGATAATCACCGTCGCGGGCAACAAGATCCACGGGTTCATCCCCGAAAAGCCCGTGATGACCACCAGCGCAATGATCACCATCGCCTTGTCGGCAATCGGGTCCATCATCGCCCCCAGCTTGCTTTCCTGTTTCCAAAGCCGTGCGAGATACCCATCGAGAAAGTCGGTCAGGGCCGCGGCAACAAACAGGATCAGGGCGAACCAGTCCGCCCATGGCCGGGTGAAGTACAGAAACATGATCACCACGCCGGGGGCCGCCAGAAGGCGCAGGATCGTCAGGATATTTGGTAGGTTCAATTGCATATGCCAGTGGTAGCGTGGGTAAGACGACGATACCAGAGGGGCCGTCATCACAGGGTCACTGTGCTGCATCCGTCGGGATCACCCGTTTTCGTGAAAGTAGTCGTAGATCGTCTGCGCCATATTTGCAGATACGCCATCAACTGCCTTTAAATCCGCCAGATTTGCGCGCGCAACGGCCTTGGCGGATCCGAAATGGGCCAGCAGGGCGCGTTTCCGCGTGGCGCCCACGCCGGGGATATCATCAAGCGGGGTTGCGCCGATGGCCTTGGACCGCTTGGCGCGATGGGTGCCGATGGCAAAGCGGTGGACCTCGTCCCGCATGCGCTGAATGAAATAAAGCACCGGATCATTGTGACGCAGTGCCATCACGGGTTTGCCGGTTCGGTGGAATTCTTCCTTGCCCGCATCACGATCTTCGCCTTTGGCCACGCCAACCATGGGAATATCACTGACACCCAGATCATCCATGATCTCGCGCACCGCGCTTACCTGCCCTGCGCCGCCGTCAATCAATAGCAGATCCGGCCAGGTGCCTTGGGTCCGGTCCGGATCTTCCTTCAAAAGTCTTTGGAACCGGCGGGTCAGGACCTCTTTCATCATTCCGAAATCATCACCGGGGGTCAGTTTGGTATCCTTGATGTTGAACTTGCGGTACTGGTTTTTGTCGAACCCGTCAGGGCCAGCCACGATCATGGCCCCAACCGCATGCGCACCCTGAATATGCGAGTTGTCGTAAACCTCGATCCGGTCCGGCACCTTATCCATCTCAAACGCCTCGGCCACACCTTTAAGCAGTCTTGCCTGTGTGGCGGTTTCGGACATCTTGCGCGCCAGGCTTTCACGGGCGTTGCGCAAGGCTGATTGCACCAGTTCAGCCTTTTCGCCGCGCTGCGGGACCGTGATCTCGACCTTGCGGCCGGCCTTTTCAGCGAGGGCATCCGCCATCAGATCGTCATTATCCAGACCATGCGACAGGATCAGCATGCGGGGTGGTTCGCGGTTGGAATAGAACTGACCGACAAAGGCCTCCATCACCTCGGACAGGTCTTCGTCCCCGCTGATGCGTGGGTAATAGTCATGATTACCCCAGTTCTGGTTCGCCCGAATAAAGAAGACCTGCACACAGGCCTGACCGCCATCGGTGTGCAGGGCGATCACATCCGCCTCGGTCGTGGATTGCGGGTTGATACCCTGCGCTGATTGCACTTGGGTCAGGGCCTTGATGCGGTCGCGCAAGGCGGCGGCGCGCTCGAATTCCAGCGCCGCACTGGCATCCTGCATCTGTTTGGCAAGTGCTTCCTGAATGCCCTTGGTCCGGCCCTGCAGGAATTGTTCGGCATCACGGACCGACCCTGCATAATCGTCTTCGCTGATCAGTCCGCAGCAGGGGCCAGAGCAGCGTTTGATCTGATATTGCAGGCACGGCCGACTACGGGTTTCAAAATCCGAGTCCGAGCAATTGCGCAAAAGGAACACACGCTGAAGCTGATTGAGCGTGCGATTGACAGCACCCGCCCCGGCAAACGGGCCGTAATAGTCCCCCTTTTGTTTCTTGGCACCACGGTGCTTTTTGATCTGCGGGAAAGCATGGTCCTTGGCGACCAGAATATTGGGAAAGCTTTTGTCGTCCCGCAGCAGCACATTATAGCGTGGCTTCAGCTGCTTGATCAGGTTTTGTTCAAGCAACAGGGCTTCGGTTTCTGTCCGCGTTGTCAGGAACATCATCGACGCGGTTTCGCGGATCATCCGCGTGATCCGGGCACTGTGCTGACCGGGCCGGCTATAATTGCTGACACGCGCCTTGAGGTTGCGCGCCTTGCCGACATAAAGAACGCGGCTTTCTGCATCAAGCATCCGGTAGACACCGGGTGAGCTATCCAGACTACGGAGGTACCTACGTATACACTCGTATCCGGTTGCGGCTTGATCCTTAGGTTGCACAGTCATGTTCACGGTCCCGTGATTCTTATTTGGCTGCAATGGTAAAGCAGCAGGGACAAGAGAAAAGGCATCCACTGTTTCTGTGGATAACTCGGTGAGTTATTCTGCGAAAATCAGAAATTTTCCTTATTTTCGGCTGACTTCGTCGGATTGCCTGTTTTTTAGGCACTTTTTTAACCCACTGAAAAGAAAGTATATTTTTATTACCAGATGATTAAAGCATTGAAAAACAGGCTATTTGTAAAGATTTTGTGAAGGTTGACATGGCCCGGTGCGTAACTTGCGGCCAGACTCACTCTACACCCAGAACATCGGGGGTTTCCCAACCCAGATGCTGCCCCCCATCCACGGCGATCATCTGCCCGGTGACGGCCCGTGCCTCCAGTAGGTATGCCAACGCGGCGGTAATGTCTGACGGGTTTGCGCCGCGCCGTAAAACAGTAGCCTCACGCTGTCGCGCGAAATGCGCAGCGCTTTGGTTATGCCCCTGCAGGGTGGGTCCGGGACCGATCCCATTGACACGCACACGGGGTGCCAACGCCTGTGCCGCGGTCCGGGTCATTGCCCATAGTCCCATCTTGGCGATGGTATAGCTCATGAATTCCGGCGTCAGCTTGTGCACACGTTGATCAAGCATGTTCACCACCAGTGCCTGTGCGACAGGTTCGCCCATATCGTCATTGATCGGGTCTGGGGCCTGCGCCGCAAAGGTCTGGGTCAGGACAAACGGTGCGCGCAGGTTTGATTCCAGATGTCTGTCCCAGCTTTTACGGGTCGCCGTGTTGATGTCGTCATGCTCAAAGATCGAGGCATTGTTGACCAGGCAGGTCAGCGGCCCGCCAATCGCGTCTGCCGCCCGCCCGATCAGGGCCTGGGTTGCATCCTCTGATAACAGGTCCGCTTGCAAGGCAACTGCCTTGCGCCCCATCGCCTGCAACTGCGCCACCGTGTCCGATGCGCCCGCTGCCGATCCGGCATAATGCACCGCAACGTCATATCCGCGCTGCCCAAGGCAAAGGGCCATAGCCTGCCCAAGCCGGGCCCCTGCACCTGTCACCAGTGCTTTCATGTCCGCCCCTTTTCACAAACACATGGTCCCTTGCCGATCCGGTAACGTTGGCATTTCGGGCATTTGGCCTGCGCCAAACGATCCTGCCCCGGAAACCGCCACTTGCCGAACAATCCAAGGACCCCCATGAAGGCCAGAAAGATAAAGATCGCCTTGAGGATCATAGGCCGAACCGGGCGAAAGCCGCCCGTTCCTCGATCCCCGCAATCGTATCGCCGACAATCTGGGTCCCAAAGCGAGAAAGGATCGACCGTTTGGCGCCATAGCGCTTGAACTGCACTTTGTCGCCGAAACGGTCCTTCATCACAGGCGCCAGATGCCCGATGCCATCGACCAGCCCCTCATCCAGCCCTTTTTGGCCGATATAGACCTCGCCCGAGAAAAGATCAGGGTTATCCGACAGCTTGGTGCCGCGCCGCGATTTCACGTAGTTGATAAATGTCTCGTGCAGGTCCTCTAACCAGCCTTTCAACTTGTCCACATCTTCGGGTTTGAGCGGCTTGAAAGGATCCAGCATGGATTTGGATTTGCCGGCCGTGTGCACGCGACGCTCGATCCCGTAATTGCCCAGCGCTTCATGCGCGCCAAAACCAGCACTGATCACGCCAATGGATCCGGTGATGGAACAGCTATCGACAAAAATCTCGTCTGCGGCACAGGCCAGCCAATAACCACCCGAGGCCGCGACATCCTCGACAAATGCAAAGACCGGGATTTTCTTTTCATCCGCAAGCCGGCGAATACGGGCGGCGATCAGGGATGATTGCACAGGCGATCCACCCGGGCAGTTGATTTCCAGCGCGACAGCGGCTGGCTTGCCCTTCGAGAACGCTTTTTCGATGACAGGGGCAAGCGTGGGGTTGTCCAACCCCCGGCCGCCATTTGTGATCGCACCCTGCAACCGGATCACGGCGACGAAGGGATCGGACTTTGTAAATGGGATATACTTCATGCCGCTCTACTTAGGGTGTCTGAAGGGATGCACAAGTCATTGCCTGATCCGCCATCCCGTCCGGAAAATCCACCAGATGAAGGCCAGACAGATGCCTGTGAACAGCGCAATCGCGAACAGTGATAAACCGATGCTGACATCTGCGGTCCCAAAGAAAGACCAGCGAAATCCGCTGATCAGATAGACGACGGGATTGAACAGGGTGATGTTCTGCCACACCGGCGGCAGCATCGCGATCGAGTAGAAAGAGCCGCCCAGAAACACCAGCGGGGTGATCACCAGCAGCGGGATCAACTGCAGCTGTTCGAAATTCCCTGCCCAAATCCCGATGATAAACCCAAGCAACGCGAAGCTGACGCAAGTCAGCGTCAGGAACGC
This region includes:
- a CDS encoding fasciclin domain-containing protein, with translation MNRRLALKTAILATGVAIVAACTPMMEKEPDIVDIAASNGNFNTLVAAVTAAGLVETLKGDGPFTVFAPTDAAFAALPAGTVDNLLLPENKDQLTAILTYHVVPGAVTSDQLAGQRLSVATVNGENVHIDGRNGVKVEQSNVTTADIIASNGVIHVIDKVLLP
- a CDS encoding molybdenum cofactor biosynthesis protein MoaE; amino-acid sequence: MQVRVQSERFDAGAELNSFADGRTDIGAVVSFTGVVRDTDQTLQEMQIEHYPGMTQSAISKIAQQAMQRWELADCLVIHRYGALKPGAPIMMVATAAAHRAAAFAAADFLMDYLKSRAPFWKKEITQQGAQWVAAKDEDEDALQRWAAD
- the moaD gene encoding molybdopterin converting factor subunit 1, which codes for MNVMYFAWVRERIGIPQEEVTTEAATVNDLVAELRSREDRYAAAFADISALRVALDQELSDFDAPLKDVREVAFFPPMTGG
- the pgsA gene encoding CDP-diacylglycerol--glycerol-3-phosphate 3-phosphatidyltransferase translates to MQLNLPNILTILRLLAAPGVVIMFLYFTRPWADWFALILFVAAALTDFLDGYLARLWKQESKLGAMMDPIADKAMVIIALVVITGFSGMNPWILLPATVIIFREVFVSGLREFLGETAGTLKVTVLAKWKTTAQMVGIALLFATGAFEHYFGMQSLAMTSEMVQAAIDGTGPDELGLWWKYQGMVVSWWGGITVLWVAGVLTLMTGWDYFRKSLPYLKDVG
- the uvrC gene encoding excinuclease ABC subunit UvrC; this translates as MTVQPKDQAATGYECIRRYLRSLDSSPGVYRMLDAESRVLYVGKARNLKARVSNYSRPGQHSARITRMIRETASMMFLTTRTETEALLLEQNLIKQLKPRYNVLLRDDKSFPNILVAKDHAFPQIKKHRGAKKQKGDYYGPFAGAGAVNRTLNQLQRVFLLRNCSDSDFETRSRPCLQYQIKRCSGPCCGLISEDDYAGSVRDAEQFLQGRTKGIQEALAKQMQDASAALEFERAAALRDRIKALTQVQSAQGINPQSTTEADVIALHTDGGQACVQVFFIRANQNWGNHDYYPRISGDEDLSEVMEAFVGQFYSNREPPRMLILSHGLDNDDLMADALAEKAGRKVEITVPQRGEKAELVQSALRNARESLARKMSETATQARLLKGVAEAFEMDKVPDRIEVYDNSHIQGAHAVGAMIVAGPDGFDKNQYRKFNIKDTKLTPGDDFGMMKEVLTRRFQRLLKEDPDRTQGTWPDLLLIDGGAGQVSAVREIMDDLGVSDIPMVGVAKGEDRDAGKEEFHRTGKPVMALRHNDPVLYFIQRMRDEVHRFAIGTHRAKRSKAIGATPLDDIPGVGATRKRALLAHFGSAKAVARANLADLKAVDGVSANMAQTIYDYFHENG
- a CDS encoding SDR family oxidoreductase, which gives rise to MKALVTGAGARLGQAMALCLGQRGYDVAVHYAGSAAGASDTVAQLQAMGRKAVALQADLLSEDATQALIGRAADAIGGPLTCLVNNASIFEHDDINTATRKSWDRHLESNLRAPFVLTQTFAAQAPDPINDDMGEPVAQALVVNMLDQRVHKLTPEFMSYTIAKMGLWAMTRTAAQALAPRVRVNGIGPGPTLQGHNQSAAHFARQREATVLRRGANPSDITAALAYLLEARAVTGQMIAVDGGQHLGWETPDVLGVE
- a CDS encoding S49 family peptidase, which codes for MKYIPFTKSDPFVAVIRLQGAITNGGRGLDNPTLAPVIEKAFSKGKPAAVALEINCPGGSPVQSSLIAARIRRLADEKKIPVFAFVEDVAASGGYWLACAADEIFVDSCSITGSIGVISAGFGAHEALGNYGIERRVHTAGKSKSMLDPFKPLKPEDVDKLKGWLEDLHETFINYVKSRRGTKLSDNPDLFSGEVYIGQKGLDEGLVDGIGHLAPVMKDRFGDKVQFKRYGAKRSILSRFGTQIVGDTIAGIEERAAFARFGL